Sequence from the Flavobacterium sp. TR2 genome:
TTCGGGTCGGAAATCGTGGAGTCACTTTCTACTCTGACACCTCCGTGACATATTTTTGCAATTATTAGTGTCATAATAAAATTGAAAATCTATTACATATATGGAATATCTTAATCTCTAATAATTTATATTGCAAGATATTCTTTTATTAAATCAATTTTTTGCTCGATTTGTTTTTCTGCTTCGGAAGGCTTTAATTCATTTGGTTTAAATCCTTTTATATCCTTATGACAGCTACTACAATATTCTCCTATTTCATTTATTTTAGAACATTCACAATTCCAAACCTCTTTTTCTTTCGAAGACAGCATTTGCTTTTTCATTGTTTTCGTTCCTCTTTCAAAAAAATTACTTTTGATATACTCTAGTATAGTATCTAAATTTTTCTTGTCCGTTTGATCGTAAAATGGCTTATCATAGGTAGCCATTTTTAGTGCTATCTTTTGTACATTAAAATTATCATCGTTCAATAGTTTTATTATTTCGTCATAATTGAATAAATTTAAATCCTTTATAACTTTTGATAGATATTCTGCTACTGAAGTATTTTCGGTTCTTTTAATATTAGCATATAAAAGACTTATTTTTTGATCTTCTTTTAAAACACCAACATAGTTAATAAATCTTTTATTAAAAGAATTATAAGCCTCTCCGTAATTCTGAGGAGTTGTAATTATATCTGAATATCGTTTAAGTATATTGGGAAAAACTTCTTCTATTTGATTTTCGATTACAAAGTTCCAAAAATCTTCATCTGTTGTCAAAATTCCTGATTGAGCTTCTTTAATTAACTCCTGCTTTTTACGTAAAATATTTATTTTTTCAATACTTACAATTTCAACCTTGTCATCTCGATCCGAAAGGGTGTTAGTCGCATTCTCTTTTTCAATAATAACTGCAGTACCAATGGCCGTAATCATAAACATAGATTTTCCTTTACCTGAAATTTCGTCTAGATCAATACTTAATCCTATGATACAATTTCCACCAATTTCGTGTGTTGCAAGTTTTATTTTTTCGATTGCTTCATTATATATTGAAGATAATTGCTTTTGATATGCATTAGATCGACCTCCAAAAACATCAGTTAACCCTCCCATAAAATCACTGAAGAAATTAGTACCAGCAACAACATGCGCGGTAACAGGTTTGAGAGGCTTTTTAATTTTTATTCCTTCTATTGAAGAAGTTGTCAACACTAAAACATCTTTTGGATTTCCCATAACGTTAAATTTTAATATTTATATACAAACCTAATTAATTAAATTAGTCAATCTTTATGGTTTTCCGTAATTAGAATACACTTTTTATTTGTTATTTTGACTATCACATTTTAACTAAACTATCAAAGGGAAAATTCTTTATTTCCTTTTTTAACCTAATTAAAATCAGAAACCTTAAACATCATAAATATGCAGAAAAAATTACTTTCTTTTTTCCTAATTGTGATTTCCTTCTGTCAAGCGCAGGAAAGGATAAATGACAAGCTTCCCGTTATTACAAAAAAAAATGAAGCATTAATTCTTGCAAATGGTTGGTATAAAAGTGAAGCTGGACAATGGATTAGTGGTAAAAACAAGATTCCGCAAGATTTAGGAGAAAATCAGAAATTATTAGGTAATTATGAAGCGTATGGCCTTGGTTCAGATAATTTCATTTCACTAGAAATAAAAGATGTTACTATTGCTGATAGTACATATGCCGTTTTAATTAAAAAATATAGAGATGGATTTTATACTTACAGTTCCATTCAGAAGGGTTGGAATAATAAAATAAGTTGCAAATATTATGTATTTTCAAAAGGTGAGCTCAACAAAATTAAAGAGATTGAAAATGACAATTTAAATAAAATATTGTTTAAAATAATTTACGAAGGAAACTTATTATTCATAAACACAAAGACGTTTAATAATACTACTATTTCAAAGGACATTTTGTCTAAAATAAATGACAAAACCTATTTGGATCATCAAAGCCTAGTAAGTCACCATTTAGGGCTTAACTTATACTATTTTAAAGCAAAAAATATAGTTCAATTTTATTTTTACGATGCCAATTTATATTTCGATGATTCGCTTTATGAAGACTCAGAAGAAACAAAAGCAAAAACTTATTATGAAACAGATGCAATAAGTTTCAAGAAGTTTTTAAATTTTTAAATTTCATGATTTTTTGCCAATAAAAAACACGATTGTTTTCCTAATTTAACTAAATCATGAGAAACAAAGTTATCAGTTTTAGAGAGTTTCTGGAAAGAAACAAAATATTTTTAGAAGTTTTAACAGCTATTGTGTTAACTAGTACAAGCATTTTTGTTTCTTTTCAGGCAAACAACATTGCAAACCAAGCCAATATCATTTCCAGTACTCAAACAGGAATCATGAAAATGGAAAATACACCAAGTATAGAAATACGAAGGACACAAATAATGAGCGATTCCTCTGGAATCGATAATGTTAGTAAATGGACTGTAATCAATAATAACAGCATCATATCAAACTTTGAAATTGAGAAAGAATACGCGTATTTAAATATTGCTAAAAGAACAAATAGTGTAGAAATAGATATTCCGTTGATGGAATATATTAATAGTGATGGAAAATTAACTGGACAAAATGAAGGTGTAGTATATGTATTTGACAACAAGAACTGCAGTAAAAATGAATTACTAATAAGACAAGGAATATGGGATTATGGCTATAGCCAAATAAAAAGTTTCATTGAAATATCATATACTAATGCATTACGAGAGAGGGAGACAAAATATTATCAAATTACACCACTAATTCAAGAAATTTCAACTAGAGAATGGGATTCGATAAAGAATGATTGGAGTAAGAAAAGTAAAAATGTTATTCACTTACAAGATATTGAAACAAACATTGAAAAAATAAAAGAGTATCAGTAATTATTACCCAATAAGCTTTAATTTAAATTTTATACTTAAAATAGAGTTTACTTTTTAGATTGATATTTCACTCAAAATAATTAGATCTTTCAATAAAAGGTTCGAATTCTGTACCGTCAAGGTCACAAAAAAAAATGAAAGCCTGCAAAATATAAACTTTGCAGGCTTTTTTATGGTTCGAAAATTTTTAATATTTTCTTCTAGTTTTTAATTTGATTATTTCTTAAAGTATAAGTTACCAGATTTTTTATATTCTGATGGGTGTTGTTATATTTTTCATTCTCCAATTTAAAGTTCATTTTTTTTAATATTGATACAGAATTAATATTGTCAGATGACGGAAAAGCAGTTATTATTTTTGCTTTTATTTTTTCAAACGCATATTCTATCACTTTTTTGATTGCTTCCGTCATTATTCCTTTGCCTTGAAATTCACTCAACATTTCATATCCTATTTCTACAATTTCATTTTCAACATCAAAATTCCATAAACAAATTGAACCAATTAGATCGTTGTTTTCTTTTTCAGTTATAACCCAATAAATGCATTCATTTCTCGCAATTAAATTTTGCATTTTAATTATATACTCTTCTGCTTTTTGTAAGCTTGATGAATTCTCTCTTCCAACAAAAGCATTTACAGTTGCATCAGAATGTAATTTATGGATTAAAATAACATCACTGTTTTCAATGTTTCTTAATATTAATCTTTCAGTAATTAGTTTAGGGAAATCTTTGAAATTTAATTCCATGTCTGTACTTTTTTGATTAATTTTTTTATGCGGAATTTTGGCTTTCGCTCACTTTGGCTGCTTTTTAGAATTTTTAAAAATATAGTAAACCGAAAACAGAAAGACAATGCCATAAATAACTGCCATTGCTGGGTTCTCAAATTTTAGATTCTTAAAGTCAAATTGCTTGAATAAAGTTGCGCCCAAAATGATTGCAACTATCCAAAAAACAAATGTTATAGGTTGGTTTTTATTTTCCATATTTAGATTGTTGGTTGTTAAATATCATATTTATAGTTTGTCCTGTTCGGCTCTTAATAAATCAAAAATACTCTCGCTCTTAAAGTTCTCCATAAACAAATTAATTAGAGGAACTGTGGGGCTTTTTGGATATTTTTTCATGAATCGGTTAAATTCTTGAATGTTTTCTGGATAAATATATTTCTCATCTGTTGCTCGCTCAGCTGTTGGCGTATTGTCTTGACCGACTAGATAATCCATCTGATAATTTTTGTATTCTTCTTTTACAGACACAATCAATTTTGAATCAGGATATTTCGTCATAAAATTTTCCCATGAAATTATTCTGTCTCCCAAATCTTTAAAAGATATTACAAGTCCGGCATCTGCCGAATAAAGTGTTTTGTTTTCTTCGCTTTTTAGGTGCAAATATTCTTTGTAATCGCTTGTGACGTAATCTTTGAAAATGGTATAATAAAAATCATGTAACGGTTCTATTTCAACATATCCTTCTCCAATTTCCCAAAACTCTAATTGGTGCTTCGAAAGTTTTTCGCCCAAAAGTTTTACCGCTTTTTTATCAGTCTCATCTTCATGGTAAAATTTATCTAATACTGCTGATTCTTTTTCGGCAATCTGCTGCAATAAAGAGCTGTTTTCTTCAGAATATTTTTCGTACAAGGCATTGGCTTCTTTATTAGAAAGTGTTTTTAATTTGAGAACAACTTCATTTTTGTTTTTAGAAAATTGTTCTAAAAGCGATTCTGAATGGCCAGTTTCTGTTGATGTAACAGATTTTGTTTGAATAGTATCACTTTTTGTTTTACTGATGTCAGAAATCGTTTTGTCGTCATTTTTCTTGCAGGCTGAAAGCAAAATTCCGAAAACTAATAAGACAGATAATTTTCTCATTTTAGGATTTGGTTTATTAGGCTAATATAGAAAAATATTCAGAGTATATTTTAGTCATAAAAAAAGGACAAAATAAAATTTGTCCTTTAGTTTATATTTCTAAAATTGATATGGTGTAAATAATTAAGAGCTTAATTTTATTTCTTCGAAAACAAATTCTCAACGACCCAAGCAGGACCAATCAGTAAAAACTGAAGATCTTTTAAGAAAGAAGGTTTTTTGCCTTCAATATTGTGGCCGTAAAACTGTCCGATCCAAGCAATAACGAAAACGCCAATGGAGAATATCCATAACGGAACAATTTGTCCGATATAATAATTGATAACTAAGCAGATTCCAGAAAATATAGCAATTTTTAGCGCCATAGAAATTGATAATCTGATATAGAAAACCAAGACAAAAAGTAGAATTAAAAATGCCCAATTTTCAATAACAGGCGCATTCAATTGCAGCGTATTGGCGATGATCGCACTCGGAATGCTCATTAGCAAACCAACTATAGAAAAGAAAATGGCAGGCACACAAATATAATGTATCGCTTTGTTTGTGGGGTTCTGATGACTTACGGCATATTCTGCAAACCATTGGTCTAATGTTCTCATTTTTTGTGGTTTTAAGGTTAGATGCGTAAATCTAGTAAAATTTCTTTTAGCTTTTACCGTGCTGCATTTTCATTATTTCATCTACAATAGAAATAGCTTTTTCGAGTGTAATCCCGTTTTCTTGATCTAAAGTTAGGAGATGATTTTCCTCAATCATTTTTATTTCCGGAATTAAACCTAAGCCTTGTTCAATAGCAATAGATTTTAAAGATAAAGTTTCGCCGTAAGTAGGCACATTGGTCTGCATCCAACCAAAATAAGGCTCTTGGTTTACTCGGTTTGGATCTTCCCATAAATCCATTCTTAGGCAGAAATTATCTTCGCTTATCGTAGTCCATACATTAAAAACTAAATCTTCGTGATAATCAATAATAGGAATGGTTAATCTGCCGCGATGAAAAAAATGCTCTTCATCGACATAACACCAACTTCCTCCATATTCTATTCTTTGCTCTCTTTCTTCGGGCGGAATGGTAAAATAATAAGCAGGGAATTCATTCCCAAAGCATAAGGGCATTTGCTCAAAAACTTCTCCGCAGCAAGAACATTTGTAAGTATACATTTTTTAATTATTTAGAGCGTCAGCTTTCTGATTGTACTGAAAAACATTATCCCAAAGTTCATCAATCTTAATAAGCGCTTCATTAAGCGGAATCACTTCCCATTTTCCATTAGTTTCTATTCCTAGACCGATGCTTTTTAATTTTAATAAAGCATCATTCACATCAAAATCTAAATCGGTATTTAGTTTGTTTTTAAACCAAAACTCAATCTGATGGTCTAATTCTTCGGCGGTTAAAGGATCCTCGCTCTCGTGTAAAAAAGTATAAGCGAGAATAGTTTCTTTTAAAGCCTCTTCTTCAGAAGAATTTAATAAAGAATAAAATGCACCACTGTTATTCCCAACATTTTTAAAGTATAAACTGTCTGAAAGCGTTTTAGAATATCTGATTTTCTTATTTATGAAATTATTGTATTGACGAAAACAATAAGCTCCTAAAATTCCAAGTGCTATTAAACCTTGATTTAACGAAGTTTTACTGTTTAGCAAATCGATTGTTTCACCCGTTTGATAAGCTTCATACATATTAATCAAGGCCGGAATCACCTTGGCGCTTAATAGAGAAAGTCCTCCAAAAACACCAGGAACCCAAAGCAGCAATTTGTCCTTAAGAGACATTTTCGGAATGGCATTTGGAAAAATAGTTTCAA
This genomic interval carries:
- a CDS encoding TMEM143 family protein, yielding MTREHYIPFNKEFLLEQQIAAFAENSQKIDDFKKLFEIIEHYYHYESFNLNRNLKQHYALYDPDLSEKEREQFINKSNFPIFKETLLKVLERGNYYKINQKALNDAFNESDLIGLNLSIDFNAFKDFELYARGHHKAKEKVKKYFFWTKEVEIEYYDRVLIYLNYSEADYLKEKKVKLGKMPIDPGSIALKIFKRVPKNDIETIFPNAIPKMSLKDKLLLWVPGVFGGLSLLSAKVIPALINMYEAYQTGETIDLLNSKTSLNQGLIALGILGAYCFRQYNNFINKKIRYSKTLSDSLYFKNVGNNSGAFYSLLNSSEEEALKETILAYTFLHESEDPLTAEELDHQIEFWFKNKLNTDLDFDVNDALLKLKSIGLGIETNGKWEVIPLNEALIKIDELWDNVFQYNQKADALNN
- a CDS encoding DUF962 domain-containing protein; protein product: MRTLDQWFAEYAVSHQNPTNKAIHYICVPAIFFSIVGLLMSIPSAIIANTLQLNAPVIENWAFLILLFVLVFYIRLSISMALKIAIFSGICLVINYYIGQIVPLWIFSIGVFVIAWIGQFYGHNIEGKKPSFLKDLQFLLIGPAWVVENLFSKK
- a CDS encoding YbjQ family protein; translation: MGNPKDVLVLTTSSIEGIKIKKPLKPVTAHVVAGTNFFSDFMGGLTDVFGGRSNAYQKQLSSIYNEAIEKIKLATHEIGGNCIIGLSIDLDEISGKGKSMFMITAIGTAVIIEKENATNTLSDRDDKVEIVSIEKINILRKKQELIKEAQSGILTTDEDFWNFVIENQIEEVFPNILKRYSDIITTPQNYGEAYNSFNKRFINYVGVLKEDQKISLLYANIKRTENTSVAEYLSKVIKDLNLFNYDEIIKLLNDDNFNVQKIALKMATYDKPFYDQTDKKNLDTILEYIKSNFFERGTKTMKKQMLSSKEKEVWNCECSKINEIGEYCSSCHKDIKGFKPNELKPSEAEKQIEQKIDLIKEYLAI
- a CDS encoding GNAT family N-acetyltransferase — encoded protein: MELNFKDFPKLITERLILRNIENSDVILIHKLHSDATVNAFVGRENSSSLQKAEEYIIKMQNLIARNECIYWVITEKENNDLIGSICLWNFDVENEIVEIGYEMLSEFQGKGIMTEAIKKVIEYAFEKIKAKIITAFPSSDNINSVSILKKMNFKLENEKYNNTHQNIKNLVTYTLRNNQIKN
- a CDS encoding DUF2199 domain-containing protein, yielding MYTYKCSCCGEVFEQMPLCFGNEFPAYYFTIPPEEREQRIEYGGSWCYVDEEHFFHRGRLTIPIIDYHEDLVFNVWTTISEDNFCLRMDLWEDPNRVNQEPYFGWMQTNVPTYGETLSLKSIAIEQGLGLIPEIKMIEENHLLTLDQENGITLEKAISIVDEIMKMQHGKS